The Streptomyces sp. NBC_00335 DNA window ACGGCCCCGGCCGCAACCAGATCCACCGCACCCCCGTGGGTGTAGATCTCCGTCACCGGCCCGGCCGCGACCCGCGTGGTCAACGCCACCAGCACGCCGTCCGCGACGGCCGCCTTCACCGCGTCGACGACCTCCGGGGTCGCGTTCCCCGCGCCCGTCCCGACCAGCACGATCCCCCTCGCGCCCGCCGCCACCGCGGCGTTCAGCAGCACGGCGTCACCGCTCACGTGGTGCACCACGACATCCACCCGCGGCAGCCATTCGGGTCCCTCGGCCACAGCGGGCAGCGGCAGCGGCTCCGGCCGCACCGGCGTCCGCAGCACGGTGACCTTGCCGAAGCCGACCTTCCCCAGCAGTTCCTTCGACGGGTCGGCAAAGGCGTCGAGGGCCACGGCCTGCGTCTTCACGGTCCCGCGGGCCGCGTGCACCCGCCCCGCGAACGCGACCAGGACGCCTAGCCCGCGCGTGGTCGAGGCGGTCAGCAGGGCGTCGTAGAGATTGCCGGGACCGTCCCCGTCGGCCGCCCCCATGGGCCGCTGCGAGCCGGTGAAGACGACGGAACGCACATCACGGTGATACAGGTCCACCAGGAACGCCGACTCCTCCAGCGTGTCCGTGCCGTGCGTGACGACGATCCCGTCCACACCCGGATCGGCGAGCACCTCGTGCACGGTCCGCAGCAGGGTCAACTGGTGCGCGGTGGTCAGCCGGGGGCTGTTCACGCTGAACAGGTCGACGACCTCCACGCTCACGCCCTCGGGCAGCGGCGCGGTCGCCATGACCTCGGCCCCGTCGGCATCGGCCGCGAAACCGGAACCCTGCCAGCGGCTGGCTATCGTCCCGCCCGTACTGATCACGACGACGCGTCCCATGGCCACGATCCTTCCCTCACACCGTCCGCACATATTTTCTACAAAAGGCAATGGTAGGCCGATCTACGCGCAATGTGATTGCCACTTCACCCAAGCCCGCAACAAACCATGCGTGATAATTGCGCCATGGACGCGATCGACAGACAAATCTTGCGCGAGCTCCAGGCCGACGGCCGGCTCAGCAACCAGGAGCTGGCCCAGCGCGTGGGCCTCACCCCCTCCCCCTGCATGCGCCGGGTCCGCCAGCTGGAAGAGGAAGGGATCATCCAGGGGTACCGCGCGGTGATCTCCCCCGAAGCGGTGGGCCGCGGCTTCGAGGTCCTGGTCTCCGTGGAGGTCCGCCGCGACCGCGAGGCCGTCGAGGCCTTCGAGGCGGCCCTCCAGGAGATCCCCGACATCATCGAGGCCTACCGCCTCTTCGGCAGCCCCGGCTGCCTCCTGCGCATCGCGGTCGCGGACCTCCGCGCGTACGAACGCCTCTGGATCGAAAAGCTGACGGCCCTCTCGGGCGTCACGGAGGTCAACTCCCAGATCATCATGAAGCGCATCAAGGAACCGGAGGGCCTGCCGGTCTGACCGAGGGAGGGCGGCCCGCGCGTTGACCACGCACCACGTATATGGTTAGGGTTACCTAAGTCGGACGTGGCAGCCCTGGGCCCCCTGTCCTGACCCGTGTACACGCGCGTTGCCGCCAGGGGGAGTTGGACTGCCCAATGCTGTGTTCGAGGCTGACCAACGCGAACTTCGTCACCATGGATCCGGACCGCCCCTTCGCCCACACGCTGGGGATCTGGCGGGGGCGGATCGTGGGGCTCGACGAGGACGTGGCCTCGCTGCCGGCCCGTGAGGTCATCGATCTGCAGGGCGCCACCGTGCTGCCCGGGTTCATCGACAGTCACGTCCACCTGGCCTGGACCGGGCTGAAGCAGAGCACCCCGAGCGTCGCCCCGTGCGAGCGCGTCGAGGACGTGCTGGCGGTGGTGGCGGAGGCGGTCTCCCGCTCTGCGGGCGGGGACGGCGCCTGGGTCGACGTCATGGGGTACGACCAGCGGGCGCTGGGGCGGCACCTGACCGCCGCCGAGCTGGACGCGGTCAGCCCCGGGCGCAAGGTGTTCCTGATGCACGACTCGGGACACGGGTGCGTCGTGAACAGCGCGGTGCTGCGCCTGCTCCCCGACGGCGTCCCGCACCAGGACGGCTTCCTGGCCGAGGGCGCCATGACCGCCGCGCGCCGGCTCCGGCTGCCGTACGGGCAGGACGAGATCGCCGATGCCGTCGAGCGCGCGGCCCGGACCTGCCTCGCCGAAGGCGTGACCGCCGTCGCCGAGGCGGGCATCGGGGGCGGGCTGCTCGGCCACAGCCCGGTGGAGCTCGGCGCGTACCAGCTGCTGCGGGACCGGGGGAGGCTGCCCCTGCGGGTGCAGCTCATGCCCGCGGGCGATACGTTGCGGCCGCGCGAAGCGCACCGGGAGGACGGGATCCCCCGCTCGCTGGACCTGGGCATGCGCACCGGGTTCGGCGACGACTGGCTGTCGCTGGGCGCGCTCAAGATCTACACCGACGGCGGGATGATGGCCCGCACCGCCGCGCTCACGGCCCCGTACGCGGGCACGGACCACACCGGACAGCTCCAGGACGACCCCGACCGCCTCACCCGGCTCATCGTGGACGGCCACCTCGCCGGCTGGCAGCTCGCCGTCCACGCCATCGGGGACCGCGCCGCCGACCTCGCGCTCGACGCGCTGGAGGAGGCGCAGCGGCTACGGCCCCGGCCGGACGCGCGGCACCGGATCGAGCACGCCGGGCTGATCCGCCCCGACCAGCTCCCGCGCTTCGCGCGCCTGGGCGTCAGCGCGGTCGTCCAGCCGGCCTTCCTGTACTCCTTCGGGGACGACTATGCGGACGTGATGGGTGAGGAGCGGGCCCCCTGGATGTACCGGGGGCGCGGGTTCCTGGACCACGGGGTGACGCTCGTGGGCAGCTCGGACCGGCCCGTCACGGACGGGGCTCCGCTCCGGGCGATCCAGTTCATGGTCGAGCGCGCCTCCGCCTCCGGGCGGCCGATCGGGCCGGACGAGGCGGTCACGGTCGAGGAGGCGCTGCGCGCCTACACGGTCGCCGGTGCGTACGCCTGCCGGTGGGACGACAGGGCGGGCAGCCTCACTCCGGGCAAGCGCGCCGACCTGGTCGTCCTGGGCGACGACCCGCGGCGCGTCGATCCCTCCCGGATCAGTGCCATCGAGGTCGTGGAGACCTTTGTTGACGGACACCAGACGACGACGGATGCGGGAAAGCTGTGATCGGTGTGAGTGGTCAGACGAGCGTTCTGGAACGTTTCTCCCCGCTGTGGGAGGCGCCCGAGATGCCGCCGCGCTGGGTGATCTGGCACGCGGGCGCGGGTGATTCCTTCGTCTTCGACCGGGAGTTCAACATGCCCGTCGACGTGGACGACGCGCTCCTCGGGGAGGTTCTGTGCCGGATGCGCGAGGTCGGGGCCCCGGAGGGTGACACCTACCCCGGCCGCCCGTGCGGATGACCGCCGCGGCGGGCCCGGCCCCCGGCGCCGGCGCCTCGGCGCAGCCCTGGCTCACCTCGCCCGGACCGGGGCTGTGGGCCGTGCGCGTCAGCCTGTACGCGGACCGGGCGCGGGAGTCGGAGGGGATGCTCGACGCAGCCGAGCGGGCCCGGCTCCAGGGGATCAGGCGGGCCGGCGACCGTGACCAGTACCGGGTCGCGCACGTCGTGCTGCGGCAGTTGCTGGGCGACCGCCTCGGTGAGGACCCGGCGCGGGTGCGCTTCTTCCGCGAGCCGTGCCCCGGCTGCGGGGCGCCGCACGGTCGGCCGGCCGTGCCCGGCGTGCCGCTGCACTTCTCGCTGTCCCACGCGGGGGACGCCGTACTGGTGGCCTTCGCGGACAGTCCGGTCGGAGTCGACGTCGAGGAGCGGCCGGTGCCCGCGCTGGCCGCCCAGGTGGCCTCCGAACTGGCCGAGGTCCTCCATCCGGCCGAGCGCGCCGAGCTGGCGGCGCTGCCGGCCGAGGAGCTTCCCGGCGCGGTGGCCCGCTGCTGGTCCCGCAAGGAGGCCTATCTCAAGGGGATCGGCATCGGCCTCGGCGGGAACCCGGCCCTGACGTACGTGGGCACGGGCGCGACCCCCTCGGCTCCGCCGGGATGGACCGTCGAGGACGTGCCCGCCTTTCCCGGCTACGTGGCGGCACGCGCCGTCCGTACGGGCCGAGTTGGCTCCGCCAGCTAGGTAAGGCTAACCTTACTTCGACAGTTCCGCCGGGAGGCCTGCGCCTCCGCACCCGCCCCGCACACGGCGGAACCGAGGAAGGAACACCTTGACCACGGCCACGCTGCACCCTGCCGCCGCGCACGCCATCCTGTCGCCCCGCACCCCCGTCCCCGCCCCCCGGTGGCACGAGGCCCCCGGGGTCCCCGAGTTCTTCGTGCGCCCGGCGCGCCGGGACGACGGCCCGGCGCTCGCCGCCCTCTCCCGGCCGTTCGTCCATGCGGGGGCGCTGCGCGAACGCCCGCTCTCCCTCTACCTCTCCCGGGCGTCCGACTTCCTCGTCGCGCAAGCACCCGACGGAACCCTCGAAGGCTGCCTCGGGCTGCGCGAACACCCCGCCGCCGGCGTGCTGTACAACTTCTGCGTCGCGGCCCACCGGCAGGGCTCCGGCATGGGCGCCCGGCTGCTGCACGCGGCGCTCGCCAGGGCCCGCAACCGCTCCCTGACCACGCTGTTCACGGCGACGACCGGCAGCGGCCGCCTCTTCCTCCAGAACGGCTTCCTCCCGGCCTGCCCGGCCCTGGCGCCCGCCGAGTGGGCCCGTTCCCTGGACCCCGCCCGGGGCGCACGCGTGCTGTCCCGCGCCCTGTAGACGGCGGGACCGGAGGTACGCGCGACGGGGACTGCCGGGCCGCGCTGGTGTCTCCCCCAAACCGCGGTGGGCCGTTGAGGTGAGTCCGCTACTGCAATGGTGCCCTCCCCGGTCGAGTTCGGGGGCCCTGCCCCCGCGCGCTGCCCAATGATGTTGGCCGAATCCACCCGGCCCGACGCGTACGGCAGCACGCGGAAGCCGACGCGCACGCCCTGGTCGGATTCGCTCTCCTCATCCCATGGCTTGAAGGAGCATCATGCGGTCTGCACGCATTGTGGGCTTGCTGCTCGGGGGTATGGCCCTTGCGGCGACCGGCGCCCTCGCACCGGCCTCCGCCGCGGCGAACCCTCGCGACCTGATCGTCCCCACGGCGGCCTACCCGACCATCCAGTCGGCGGTCGACGCCGCCGGCCCCGGAGACGACATCACCGTTCGCCCCGGCACCTACCGGGAGCAGGTGACGATCCGCAAGGACCTCACCGTCACGGGGGCGGGAGCCGGGAAGACCACCATCCTCG harbors:
- a CDS encoding asparaginase, yielding MGRVVVISTGGTIASRWQGSGFAADADGAEVMATAPLPEGVSVEVVDLFSVNSPRLTTAHQLTLLRTVHEVLADPGVDGIVVTHGTDTLEESAFLVDLYHRDVRSVVFTGSQRPMGAADGDGPGNLYDALLTASTTRGLGVLVAFAGRVHAARGTVKTQAVALDAFADPSKELLGKVGFGKVTVLRTPVRPEPLPLPAVAEGPEWLPRVDVVVHHVSGDAVLLNAAVAAGARGIVLVGTGAGNATPEVVDAVKAAVADGVLVALTTRVAAGPVTEIYTHGGAVDLVAAGAVPTGTLRAPQARVAVLAALLSEGDAEARVRVLRRVLATGQPVLVAA
- a CDS encoding Lrp/AsnC family transcriptional regulator, encoding MDAIDRQILRELQADGRLSNQELAQRVGLTPSPCMRRVRQLEEEGIIQGYRAVISPEAVGRGFEVLVSVEVRRDREAVEAFEAALQEIPDIIEAYRLFGSPGCLLRIAVADLRAYERLWIEKLTALSGVTEVNSQIIMKRIKEPEGLPV
- a CDS encoding amidohydrolase: MLCSRLTNANFVTMDPDRPFAHTLGIWRGRIVGLDEDVASLPAREVIDLQGATVLPGFIDSHVHLAWTGLKQSTPSVAPCERVEDVLAVVAEAVSRSAGGDGAWVDVMGYDQRALGRHLTAAELDAVSPGRKVFLMHDSGHGCVVNSAVLRLLPDGVPHQDGFLAEGAMTAARRLRLPYGQDEIADAVERAARTCLAEGVTAVAEAGIGGGLLGHSPVELGAYQLLRDRGRLPLRVQLMPAGDTLRPREAHREDGIPRSLDLGMRTGFGDDWLSLGALKIYTDGGMMARTAALTAPYAGTDHTGQLQDDPDRLTRLIVDGHLAGWQLAVHAIGDRAADLALDALEEAQRLRPRPDARHRIEHAGLIRPDQLPRFARLGVSAVVQPAFLYSFGDDYADVMGEERAPWMYRGRGFLDHGVTLVGSSDRPVTDGAPLRAIQFMVERASASGRPIGPDEAVTVEEALRAYTVAGAYACRWDDRAGSLTPGKRADLVVLGDDPRRVDPSRISAIEVVETFVDGHQTTTDAGKL
- a CDS encoding 4'-phosphopantetheinyl transferase family protein, with amino-acid sequence MTAAAGPAPGAGASAQPWLTSPGPGLWAVRVSLYADRARESEGMLDAAERARLQGIRRAGDRDQYRVAHVVLRQLLGDRLGEDPARVRFFREPCPGCGAPHGRPAVPGVPLHFSLSHAGDAVLVAFADSPVGVDVEERPVPALAAQVASELAEVLHPAERAELAALPAEELPGAVARCWSRKEAYLKGIGIGLGGNPALTYVGTGATPSAPPGWTVEDVPAFPGYVAARAVRTGRVGSAS
- a CDS encoding GNAT family N-acetyltransferase — protein: MTTATLHPAAAHAILSPRTPVPAPRWHEAPGVPEFFVRPARRDDGPALAALSRPFVHAGALRERPLSLYLSRASDFLVAQAPDGTLEGCLGLREHPAAGVLYNFCVAAHRQGSGMGARLLHAALARARNRSLTTLFTATTGSGRLFLQNGFLPACPALAPAEWARSLDPARGARVLSRAL